A genomic stretch from Aedes albopictus strain Foshan chromosome 2, AalbF5, whole genome shotgun sequence includes:
- the LOC109423365 gene encoding zinc finger protein 33B isoform X3: MKIQPHLFQEVWDQIKMDETQQSLQECVKVKTEPHGETYMAMSSRAEALSTSDANFDLNLKSVSLENEQNQSEQSMDLEDMIEIGEVKVEAEEINDDKPFKCNICPKAYSSNYSLKMHIKNCHTPKIYGCDLCDMSFRRRCELASHEERHEREKNAGFYSVQAKQKANAANSNDATDEKDIECASEPNSSASELQCAKCLTFWPNQNRLWLHYQAAHREKFKCCLCTETFYYEVRLTKHMLLMHKQKDGSFKPLQCAECNKHFDKPIQFSRHMHLHKAKNHKCAVCNQSFKYKIEMKTHELSHKTDGIIWECEVCKKVFPTRRLKTSHLRIHAPKEHKCRICGKDCKLRINLVAHLKTHEKENVTFSEAGGSSEPSIRDRSSPNVVAHKNTEAKVKPHGEVDSKTETGNQTCKLNLKQESESPPLDLRSCGEITQPVIDIGAVKVESRSDDELDEPHPV, translated from the exons ATGAAAATTCAGCCACATTTATTTCAAGAAGTTTGGGATCAAATCAAGATGGATGAGACACAGCAGTCGCTACAAGAATGCGTGAAAGTGAAAACAGAACCACATGGTGAAACCTACATGGCCATGAGTTCGAGGGCAGAAGCGCTATCTACATCAGATGCAAATTTTGATTTAAATCTGAAATCAGTTTCTCTAGAGAATGAACAGAATCAAAGTGAACAATCGATGGATTTAGAGGACATGATTGAAATAGGAGAAGTGAAAGTTGAAGCTGAAGAAATTAACGACGACAAACCGTTCAAATGCAATATTTGCCCAAAGGCGTATAGCTCGAACTATAGCTTGAAAATGCACATTAAGAACTGCCACACGCCAAAAATTTACGGTTGTGACTTGTGTGATATGAGTTTTCGGCGACG CTGTGAACTCGCATCACATGAAGAAAGGCATGAAAGAGAGAAAAACGCTGGTTTCTATTCAGTACAAGCAAAACAGAAAGCAAATGCAGCGAATTCAAATGATGCCACCGATGAAAAAGATATCGAATGTGCATCGGAACCGAATTCCTCTGCTTCAGAATTACAGTGCGCAAAATGTTTAACCTTTTGGCCCAATCAGAATCGTCTATGGCTTCACTATCAAGCAGcccacagagaaaaatttaagtGCTGCTTGTGCACTGAAACGTTCTATTATGA GGTACGATTGACAAAGCATATGCTGTTGATGCATAAACAAAAAGATGGCAGTTTCAAACCTCTACAATGTGCAGAATGCAACAAACATTTCGACAAACCAATACAATTTTCTCGCCATATGCATCTGCACAAAGCAAAAAACCATAAATGTGCAGTTTGTAACCAATCGTTCAAATATAA AATTGAAATGAAAACGCACGAGCTATCGCACAAAACCGATGGCATCATATGGGAATGTGAAGTGTGCAAAAAAGTTTTTCCAACCCGTAGATTGAAGACTAGTCACTTGAGAATCCATGCACCAAAGGAACACAAGTGTCGTATTTGCGGCAAAGATTGTAAATTACG AATCAATCTTGTGGCGCATTTAAAAACTCACGAGAAAGAGAACGTTACTTTTTCAGAGGCTGGAGGTAGCTCAGAACCTTCCATTCGAGACCGCAGCAG TCCAAACGTCGTGGCACACAAGAACACGGAGGCTAAGGTAAAACCACATGGAGAAGTCGATTCGAAAACTGAAACAGGAAATCAGACGTGTAAACTGAATTTAAAACAAGAAAGTGAGTCGCCACCTCTCGATTTACGGTCGTGTGGTGAAATCACACAACCAGTGATTGATATTGGTGCGGTGAAAGTTGAATCTCGTTCGGATGACGAATTGGACGAACCGCATCCAGTTTAA
- the LOC109423365 gene encoding zinc finger protein 33B isoform X1, producing the protein MVKCAVITCRHYEGNKACETKLKFFWFPENESKRLAWLKACGRDPGESQHLKICSEHFSDQDYRLQDVLLKTELLKKRLKPDAIPSLKLPPQSSQEVHENVFNQRSTASTVTKADVAVQLGVSTENAAIPMKQGVQDLHMKIQPHLFQEVWDQIKMDETQQSLQECVKVKTEPHGETYMAMSSRAEALSTSDANFDLNLKSVSLENEQNQSEQSMDLEDMIEIGEVKVEAEEINDDKPFKCNICPKAYSSNYSLKMHIKNCHTPKIYGCDLCDMSFRRRCELASHEERHEREKNAGFYSVQAKQKANAANSNDATDEKDIECASEPNSSASELQCAKCLTFWPNQNRLWLHYQAAHREKFKCCLCTETFYYEVRLTKHMLLMHKQKDGSFKPLQCAECNKHFDKPIQFSRHMHLHKAKNHKCAVCNQSFKYKIEMKTHELSHKTDGIIWECEVCKKVFPTRRLKTSHLRIHAPKEHKCRICGKDCKLRINLVAHLKTHEKENVTFSEAGGSSEPSIRDRSSPNVVAHKNTEAKVKPHGEVDSKTETGNQTCKLNLKQESESPPLDLRSCGEITQPVIDIGAVKVESRSDDELDEPHPV; encoded by the exons ATGGTTAAATGTGCAGTGATAACTTGTCGTCATTACGAAGGAAATAAGGCGTGCGAAACTAAATTGAAATTCTTCTGGTTTCCCGAGAACGAGAGCAAAAGATTAGCTTGGTTGAAAGCTTGTGGCCGGGATCCCGGTGAATCACAGCACTTGAAAATATGTTCCGAACATTTCAGCGACCAGGATTATAGGCTGCAGGATGTTTTGCTTAAAACCGAATTGTTGAAGAAACGGTTGAAACCTGATGCGATTCCGTCGTTGAAATTGCCGCCACAAAGCTCCCAGGAAGTTCATGAAAA TGTATTCAATCAACGCTCTACTGCGTCCACTGTCACGAAAGCTGATGTAGCAGTTCAGTTAGGGGTTTCGACGGAAAACGCAGCTATTCCAATGAA GCAAGGCGTGCAAGATTTACACATGAAAATTCAGCCACATTTATTTCAAGAAGTTTGGGATCAAATCAAGATGGATGAGACACAGCAGTCGCTACAAGAATGCGTGAAAGTGAAAACAGAACCACATGGTGAAACCTACATGGCCATGAGTTCGAGGGCAGAAGCGCTATCTACATCAGATGCAAATTTTGATTTAAATCTGAAATCAGTTTCTCTAGAGAATGAACAGAATCAAAGTGAACAATCGATGGATTTAGAGGACATGATTGAAATAGGAGAAGTGAAAGTTGAAGCTGAAGAAATTAACGACGACAAACCGTTCAAATGCAATATTTGCCCAAAGGCGTATAGCTCGAACTATAGCTTGAAAATGCACATTAAGAACTGCCACACGCCAAAAATTTACGGTTGTGACTTGTGTGATATGAGTTTTCGGCGACG CTGTGAACTCGCATCACATGAAGAAAGGCATGAAAGAGAGAAAAACGCTGGTTTCTATTCAGTACAAGCAAAACAGAAAGCAAATGCAGCGAATTCAAATGATGCCACCGATGAAAAAGATATCGAATGTGCATCGGAACCGAATTCCTCTGCTTCAGAATTACAGTGCGCAAAATGTTTAACCTTTTGGCCCAATCAGAATCGTCTATGGCTTCACTATCAAGCAGcccacagagaaaaatttaagtGCTGCTTGTGCACTGAAACGTTCTATTATGA GGTACGATTGACAAAGCATATGCTGTTGATGCATAAACAAAAAGATGGCAGTTTCAAACCTCTACAATGTGCAGAATGCAACAAACATTTCGACAAACCAATACAATTTTCTCGCCATATGCATCTGCACAAAGCAAAAAACCATAAATGTGCAGTTTGTAACCAATCGTTCAAATATAA AATTGAAATGAAAACGCACGAGCTATCGCACAAAACCGATGGCATCATATGGGAATGTGAAGTGTGCAAAAAAGTTTTTCCAACCCGTAGATTGAAGACTAGTCACTTGAGAATCCATGCACCAAAGGAACACAAGTGTCGTATTTGCGGCAAAGATTGTAAATTACG AATCAATCTTGTGGCGCATTTAAAAACTCACGAGAAAGAGAACGTTACTTTTTCAGAGGCTGGAGGTAGCTCAGAACCTTCCATTCGAGACCGCAGCAG TCCAAACGTCGTGGCACACAAGAACACGGAGGCTAAGGTAAAACCACATGGAGAAGTCGATTCGAAAACTGAAACAGGAAATCAGACGTGTAAACTGAATTTAAAACAAGAAAGTGAGTCGCCACCTCTCGATTTACGGTCGTGTGGTGAAATCACACAACCAGTGATTGATATTGGTGCGGTGAAAGTTGAATCTCGTTCGGATGACGAATTGGACGAACCGCATCCAGTTTAA
- the LOC109423365 gene encoding zinc finger protein 626 isoform X2 has product MVKCAVITCRHYEGNKACETKLKFFWFPENESKRLAWLKACGRDPGESQHLKICSEHFSDQDYRLQDVLLKTELLKKRLKPDAIPSLKLPPQSSQEVHENVFNQRSTASTVTKADVAVQLGVSTENAAIPMKQGVQDLHMKIQPHLFQEVWDQIKMDETQQSLQECVKVKTEPHGETYMAMSSRAEALSTSDANFDLNLKSVSLENEQNQSEQSMDLEDMIEIGEVKVEAEEINDDKPFKCNICPKAYSSNYSLKMHIKNCHTPKIYGCDLCDMSFRRRCELASHEERHEREKNAGFYSVQAKQKANAANSNDATDEKDIECASEPNSSASELQVRLTKHMLLMHKQKDGSFKPLQCAECNKHFDKPIQFSRHMHLHKAKNHKCAVCNQSFKYKIEMKTHELSHKTDGIIWECEVCKKVFPTRRLKTSHLRIHAPKEHKCRICGKDCKLRINLVAHLKTHEKENVTFSEAGGSSEPSIRDRSSPNVVAHKNTEAKVKPHGEVDSKTETGNQTCKLNLKQESESPPLDLRSCGEITQPVIDIGAVKVESRSDDELDEPHPV; this is encoded by the exons ATGGTTAAATGTGCAGTGATAACTTGTCGTCATTACGAAGGAAATAAGGCGTGCGAAACTAAATTGAAATTCTTCTGGTTTCCCGAGAACGAGAGCAAAAGATTAGCTTGGTTGAAAGCTTGTGGCCGGGATCCCGGTGAATCACAGCACTTGAAAATATGTTCCGAACATTTCAGCGACCAGGATTATAGGCTGCAGGATGTTTTGCTTAAAACCGAATTGTTGAAGAAACGGTTGAAACCTGATGCGATTCCGTCGTTGAAATTGCCGCCACAAAGCTCCCAGGAAGTTCATGAAAA TGTATTCAATCAACGCTCTACTGCGTCCACTGTCACGAAAGCTGATGTAGCAGTTCAGTTAGGGGTTTCGACGGAAAACGCAGCTATTCCAATGAA GCAAGGCGTGCAAGATTTACACATGAAAATTCAGCCACATTTATTTCAAGAAGTTTGGGATCAAATCAAGATGGATGAGACACAGCAGTCGCTACAAGAATGCGTGAAAGTGAAAACAGAACCACATGGTGAAACCTACATGGCCATGAGTTCGAGGGCAGAAGCGCTATCTACATCAGATGCAAATTTTGATTTAAATCTGAAATCAGTTTCTCTAGAGAATGAACAGAATCAAAGTGAACAATCGATGGATTTAGAGGACATGATTGAAATAGGAGAAGTGAAAGTTGAAGCTGAAGAAATTAACGACGACAAACCGTTCAAATGCAATATTTGCCCAAAGGCGTATAGCTCGAACTATAGCTTGAAAATGCACATTAAGAACTGCCACACGCCAAAAATTTACGGTTGTGACTTGTGTGATATGAGTTTTCGGCGACG CTGTGAACTCGCATCACATGAAGAAAGGCATGAAAGAGAGAAAAACGCTGGTTTCTATTCAGTACAAGCAAAACAGAAAGCAAATGCAGCGAATTCAAATGATGCCACCGATGAAAAAGATATCGAATGTGCATCGGAACCGAATTCCTCTGCTTCAGAATTACA GGTACGATTGACAAAGCATATGCTGTTGATGCATAAACAAAAAGATGGCAGTTTCAAACCTCTACAATGTGCAGAATGCAACAAACATTTCGACAAACCAATACAATTTTCTCGCCATATGCATCTGCACAAAGCAAAAAACCATAAATGTGCAGTTTGTAACCAATCGTTCAAATATAA AATTGAAATGAAAACGCACGAGCTATCGCACAAAACCGATGGCATCATATGGGAATGTGAAGTGTGCAAAAAAGTTTTTCCAACCCGTAGATTGAAGACTAGTCACTTGAGAATCCATGCACCAAAGGAACACAAGTGTCGTATTTGCGGCAAAGATTGTAAATTACG AATCAATCTTGTGGCGCATTTAAAAACTCACGAGAAAGAGAACGTTACTTTTTCAGAGGCTGGAGGTAGCTCAGAACCTTCCATTCGAGACCGCAGCAG TCCAAACGTCGTGGCACACAAGAACACGGAGGCTAAGGTAAAACCACATGGAGAAGTCGATTCGAAAACTGAAACAGGAAATCAGACGTGTAAACTGAATTTAAAACAAGAAAGTGAGTCGCCACCTCTCGATTTACGGTCGTGTGGTGAAATCACACAACCAGTGATTGATATTGGTGCGGTGAAAGTTGAATCTCGTTCGGATGACGAATTGGACGAACCGCATCCAGTTTAA